The sequence below is a genomic window from Silene latifolia isolate original U9 population chromosome 7, ASM4854445v1, whole genome shotgun sequence.
GCTAGGAAAGTGGTTTTATATTTGTGTGACGAATGCCGGAAATGTATGACTCTTGTTTCAACTGTTATCAATTTCTTGCTTGGAGAGCTCAGATTGTAGTAATAAATCACTCTTTCTGCAAAATGTTAGTTAATTTAGAGTTGTTAGCATAAtattccctccgtctcaatcatttgtttaccttttacatTCTTTGCGagagatattttaatcaaaggtaaacatatgattcgaatggagggagtatcagCTAAGCTTTTTGCACTGTTTGACGATAATGATCTGTTGATATGCCTTGAAAATGACGGTATAGTAGTGAAATCGAGTTTAAAAAGGCGAAGATTAAAATAGTGCACTGTTTGCACTATTTTATATTGCTTAGAAGGGAACTAATCCCGACTAGCACCAACCTCGTCTCAACACTGGTTCTTCCTATTGTTAGTTAAGAATGCTCAAATGAGCAAACATACATTCTAAATCGATGGAAGAAAACCTGGGCTAGTGTTTGTGCACAACTTTATTTACTAAACAAAACATTTTATGTTGCTCATTCTGATGTAAGTTGCCCTCGTTACGGAGCATTGGTTGATTTAGAATGTTTTACTAGCTAAATGAAAACTTCTGCCTACCAGATGTTGGTCCACAAGGCTGTTTGTAAGTTGCATAAAATATTATAAGAAATGTTTAATTGTGGTTGGATATTCATGGTGAGATGAGCTTTATGTTACTAATAGATAGTGAAGAAAGCTTTTAATGAACATTTACAAAGCAATATAATGAATTTAACTTGCCAACTATGTTCTCATCAGTCATTAGCTTCACCTGTTCCAAACCTAGGCACATAGGAAAATCGAATCGGAGGCATGTCAAGCCTGTAAATGTTCTTGTGTTGAAGTCCTGGAAAGTTCTTTATTCTAAATGTTGCATTAAGCATTCGTTTGTCTAGCCTGACTAGCTGTAGATCAATATGTGTCTACTCTTTGCTACGTTTCTGTTAAAAACATCATACTATCAGTCTATCACACAATGCACTAAGGATTCTCACTGCAAGCCTAATATAAAATTTTCAGAGCCTCTTTTTCATGATCCTTATGTGGCCTGCTTTGTTTCTCCAAGTACATCAATCAATGATAACCAGAGTGCACACCCTTATTGCCTTGCTACCAGGTTCCTCGATGAAAAATTGCTCCAGATTTTGGAACATACCGATGAGCTGAAACAGGTATGGCCAGTTCGAAGTTGAGGCACTTGCAATTTTTGATAACTAAACTTACCGCGTTTTGGAGCATTAAAAATATTTTGTAGGTTGTTTTGTTGACAGATGGTGCTGATACTCGTGCTTATAGGCTAACTTGGCCGAACTCCACATTGATTTTTGACATATCAGCCGAAAAGATTTACAGTGAACTCTCTTTGAAGCTTAGAGGTGTGTAGTTATGTACTACTTTTTAATGTGGTGACTAATAGGAATATTGAtaatggttgaggcccaactattatcaATATTCCTATTATAATAGGAATATtgataatagttgggcctcaaccattaccttaaggttttggttgagatggttcatctatcatggtatcagagccagtgtgaccgaaggtcacgggttcaaatcctggcaacctcaaaacccctcaaaaactcgaagtggaaacaagcacacggtacgggggagccagtgcacaactaaccactcttcaagcccaacgggcatttgagtgagggagcgtaataggaatattgataatagttgggcctcaaccattaccttaaggttttggttgagatggttcatctatcagtgACGCTTAAGGCGTCTGTTATATACTCCAGTTAACTAGGAATTAATATATGTATTTTCCCTTCCACTCCGTACAATTTTAATGCATCTTTcttttagtgttttttttttcaaagtaaagaTGTGAGTGTAAAAGTTCTCGTAGTTCTCCTATATCTAGGTATAAAGAGGATGATTGATGGATGGTTGCATATCATCATCATATATTGGTTTGTTATTCTTATCAAAGAAAACAAAATCATACATGGTTCTTTATGCTGATTTCACTTGGTTCTAGAGATGATGGAATAGCGAAAAAATGGCTATCTAAATTAGTTACGTTTTATTTATTGTGAACTTGTAGTCATTCCTTGCAGTTTCCATCACGGGTCATCCTGAAACAGTCTTTTGTGTTAACAATTTGAAAGGTTGCCTACATTCGAGACACTATTACCCCGCCCCGTTTTGCGGGAGCCCTTGAGTAGTTGAGGTAGTGGGGTATTGTTGTTGTTTACTGATTTCACTGAATATGCATTTACTTTGGCCCTGTGTGACTGACTTCACGGATATTCTCACTTTTCACCAGAAACCATGCATAATCAGTTCTTTATTTAATAATATTGCTCCTTTGCTCTGCATTTtaccaaaattttcaaaatctcaTGATATAACTCTTCACCAATATTAGATGTGGGGGCTCAGATCACTAGAAACTGCTTATTGATTCATGTTCCAAAGGAATCTCCAAATGTTCAAGAAGCTTTACGTAAGAAAGGATTTAATGGCAACCGGCCAAGCATCTGGATCCTCCAGGTTGGTTTTAGGCTCtcaaaatacgacctttgtgtgTACTTTGAAACATTATCGAATAAAGTAGAATAGCTCATTAAACAGGCTGTGCTTCTTGTGAGCAACAGTTGAACGACGTAGTTTTCAACGTAATTAGCCAGGAGCTAGTGTAATGGAGTTagttgttggtgttgtgtgtgtgtgtgaataTCATTTATCGGGTGTGCATTTGCTTGACAGGGATTGCCTTTGATGacactggcaagttttgagaatGTTCTGTTGACTGTTGGCAGTTTGGCCATGAAGGGTTGTCTCCTAATAGGAGAAATCCCGGCAGAGTTAATAGAACCTTCCCATGAGGTTGAGGTATTAGCTCTTTCATGCcatgttttcttttcatttacCTTTGACATTATTTTTGTCAGGTGACCGTCATTAATTTTGTTCCTCGGCAGGTCGGAGAATGGATACACAGGATTTTCATGAGCCATGGATTTCAGGTTAAAGTGCATGACCATGAACAAATTGCAAAAAATTTGGGTGCTGAGCTATTGAAAGAACCACCCAACAGCATACTCTTTGTGGCGGAGCATCTGCGATTTTCAGATGATCAGGTGGACACTTGTGTTTGCAGACATTTTCGAGTTTCTACCTTCAGTTTAATAAATGATACGTTTGGGTTGGGTcgggttatttttggtaggtttaCCTTTGAGTGGGTTCGTGTCATCAATGCTTTAAGTGAGTGTGTTAGTATTGGGTCATTTAGGAGCAAGGTCAGTTCGGGGCTAGCAAAAGTCAAATCAGATTGAGTTGAATCGTGTTTTGGACTTTTAGCTCATGTTCGAGTTATTTGGTTGGGTATGGGCCAAATTCATCTCGAGTCAAATTCAGTTGGGATCAGTTTAAAAAGTTTTAGTAGTGATATATTGTTGGTAGATTTTGTAGTCAAGCATAGGACACGCATAACTACACCCTTTACATCTTCTTTCCGACCACCCACAACCAGTCTTCTACACCACCCTTGCTTTTTTGGTGGATGGGTGCGAGGGTTTTGTGGTGGGGATCAAATTCAATGAATGAGAGAGGAAGTACTCCGTATTATATATACAATACGACCTGTAGGTGTTAGAAAACTATTTTTGCGGTAATTAGCCAAAGCCTATCATTGCAGATGGAGACATGGCGTTGGGAATTCCAGAGAGCTGAAGATGAGGGCGATGAACAAGGGTTTGAAGATCTTTAATTTTACTCGTATCTCTTAGTTTTCTGTGTACATTTTAAACTTTTGATCAGTTTGAGGTCAAAATTTTGATTCTATATCAAGAAATTTGCTCGGTTGATTTGTAGAGAGAATTTTTTTTACTGTTCAAACTACTGTACCCGTTATGCTGCTCATTGCCATTATCTGAAGATTTCAACTCAAGTAATTTTTCGAACATATTACTGTAATAGTTTTATACTCCCTTAGTCCATCACAGTTATTAGTTTACCTATGCTTTCGGCCCTTGAAAAAGTATTGTAGATATTGTAATTGTATGACAAGCGGTCCAAAATCAATGTGCATGATCAAATTGCTCACTATAAGCATTTTcaaaatagaaaggtaaataaatgataaagaCCACCCAAATTGAAATAGGTAAATAGATGACCGAAATAGAGAGAATATAATGGTTTGAAAAATGTAGCAGCTATGAATAATAAGAGTGCACATTTCGCTTGGGTAGAAAAATGGAGGGAGAAGGAAGAGAGTTTATTCAAAATATTTCTTTAAAAATAATCCGATTTGTAAAAGAGAAAGGAATGGATCCATTGAACTCGgtgggaagaaaaaaaaaagagcagAGACCTCCTTGATTACCAATTTCCAGACCACTTCACTCGTAGCAATTAACAATGTTGACATACAAAATATACAAGCCCTGAACTGAACTAATGCTCGGGGAGTCGGAGCAGAACTCCTAGAACAAATCTGAAGTCAGAAAAACTCAGATTGCAACTTTCTGAGCTCTTACAATATGAAAGCTCATCAATAccgaaaaaaattaaatattgaaaGCCTCTGGACTTGTGCAACTCCAGAATCCCATGAACCTCAACCATCTGGTGATAAAAGAAGGCAAGACATACCATTAACTTTGAAAGATAGCACACAACATCCACCATATAGGGGAATATTTGAAAAATGGTGGACAAAGTGACGAAACCTGCACAACCGATCAGGTCTTTTTATGTATCCAACGAATTGAGTAACAGAAACAGGTAACCTGTAGGAAGAAATGCAGTACCTAGATGACTAGATCATTCACAAACTAACTACTGTAAAATGGGAAGAGAGGGGCGCGGCCTGACAACATTCAACACGCCTCTTGCAGTTGCCTGTGTACCAAAAAATAAGGGAaaggaaaagagagaaaaaaatgtcAGCAAACACGTAAATCTTGAAGATAATACGGAGTACTTCGTATCAATTAGGTCTATAATGAATATGGCTAAGAAAATAGTAATGCCTACATTTATGTAGAATACTGTTGTAGTGAGGAGCAAAAGTCAAATGTAAGTACGAACAAAAGGAGTTGAGAGAGGATGATTATAAATTTACCTCAAAAAAGGAGTTGAAATTCAAACGTAAAAGGAAACGTCTTAAGAAGGGGGCTCGCTGACTTCCGGCAAGCCGGCTGCTGCGTAATATAGTGTACAAGGAATTTGATTTTTTGTTAAATTCCTGAAATGTGAATTCAAGTCAATATTAGAGTGGACAAACTAAAGTGTCCTGATTTGTTAGCACGGTGTCAACCATCAACAAATCACGCTTTTAGTATAGCAAGAAAAAGCATGCAAAAATTCAGTGGTTCAGCAAACGGTAGAAAAATTCCATGTTTTTAAAGATCATGACTACAAGcagaaaaacacaaaagaaaaaaaaaaaaaaagtagatttACACTATCTATGTTGCTCTGAAATGTGAGACACGGAGTATTTGACATGGGCGTGTGCTCAAGTGACAGACTCCGGCTATATTTATGACAAATCCACATATTTTTGGCTTAAAATGAAGCGTCTTGCCGTCCTAGTGTCATAGTCAATATCAAATGTCCAGGAAACATAGTAGTCCACGAGCCATGACTTCCACCAACGAAGAAGGATTCATCTAGGTGCACACTGGGTATCATTGCTATAAAAGTGCTTTTGAAGTTACCTCAGTTATATGATCCAGTTGAGCTGTATTCGGACTTTCTTGGTTTTCAAGGTTCCAACAGTATTGCAGACAGAGTTTCATTATACTGTCCAAAATTCTACACACAGAACCAATGTCCAAAAATGACTGAGAAATCAAGGCTGACAAATACCTGTAAAGATAGTAGAAGTACTTTAGGGAATTTTGGCCTCTAAAAACCTCACACCGTGCAAGCATACAATTTACTGAAATGTTTTTCAGTTATAATATAATCATCTACACAAAATTTAAGAGATGGTCATACTGCCAGGTGCTAACAACATTGAGAAGCCAGGTTAGAATAAAACACATTGTTCAGCTCTCTAATATAAATAATCCACTATCACGCAGCTACAACACGCAACCTTACTTTTAAGAAAGGGCCATCACCAAAATAATTTACTTACTCCTGATGAAAATTCACGAGTTCAGTAAAATCACGTGAATCTTGGATATGGTTTTGCAGCAAATTCCATTGAGATTCTATTACGTCCACCTGCAGAAAGAGACTCAAGAGAATTAAGTGGGAAAAGCAGAATAGAAACAACAAAAGAAGTAGCTAAGAGTAAAAAGAAACGGAAGTATGGTGGTACAATACTCCCACTTTTTATTCTATTAAGTACCCAAGTTGGATTCTCTAGCATATGCACCCAAATTTTACCATTTTAATCCAACCTTGAGTTAACACAGCTATGACACTTTAAATTTAAGGCTTGAAATGGTACTGAAATTCCAAGACTTCATCCAAAATTAGGTCACATTTGAATATTTAGATATGAACAGACAGGCGTCTTGCAGATACAGGTATGGCTCAAAAACCGCCCCAATCCTCTAGTTGATAAACATCTTAAAGACACCGTATTATATATACATATAGTACCGACTGTTAGGCAagtacgacaacaacaacaacaacatcagagccttaatcccaaaatgatttggggtcggctgaatGGTTGAAAATAAGTTTCAAGTACCAGTGTACCGGATAAGGCAGGAACCATTTTGGCAGAATTAAACATTCTCGCTCTCCCTTCCCTATTCTtctttagggggcgtttggttcaacAAAGGGAAAGGGAATGGAAACAAGAAAGGGAATGAAGGGGAAAGGAAAGGGATTACCCCAAATATTCATACTTGTTTGGTGGTTGCTTAGGAAAGGGAATACATGAACCACCGACTTTCTTCTACACCATCATCAACCACCTCCTCCTGCCACAACCACCTCCCACCGACCCCGATGCTAGCACTTTGCTCGAGCCGCCACATCCCCGTTCGAAATTCCTCACCACCCAGACAAACACCACCTAAAAACCCAAGGGAACCTCCCCCCGCCCCCTAAATCAACTCCCCCAGCCGATCTGGTGTTTTCATGGGCAGGGTAGGTGATTTGGGGGGTGGGGGGGGAGGTTCCTTTGGGTTTTCGGGTGGTGTTTGTGTGGGTGGTGTGAAATTTCGAACGGGAGAGTGACGGCGGTTTGTACAAGTAGCAGGGTGGTGGTATCGCCGGCGACGGCATGGTGGGAATGTTGCCGGTGTGACGGTAGGCGTAGTGTAGTGACAGTTGGTGTCATGGTAGTTAGGGTGAGTGAGGGAAAAGGATTGACCCTAAGAGGGTGAGGGGAATGGATGTAAGGGAAGAAAACCGATTCCctttgtttgtgtcaaacaaacataAACAAAGGGAATCAAAATCTTTGATTCCTTTTCCCTTTCCTTTAGGgtatgtttggatagcaaaagtggagggaaataGAAGGGAGGgcgaaggagggaagggaaagtgagagaagggaaggggagggggaatggggagtgggcgtttggatacaattttcctccaaatcttgcttattgtggagagattttgattaggcttggaggaggaaaattgaatccctccaaatcactccccctccatttccctccaccctcatttgctatccaaacaagggattttaaatcccctac
It includes:
- the LOC141590908 gene encoding O-methyltransferase 1, chloroplastic-like, whose product is MESVLGYTKVSTLTKLLPQFHCNFYKNPKMKLRVSANLSNGDDPLLQAAINAATLRFHETLRPEPLFHDPYVACFVSPSTSINDNQSAHPYCLATRFLDEKLLQILEHTDELKQVVLLTDGADTRAYRLTWPNSTLIFDISAEKIYSELSLKLRDVGAQITRNCLLIHVPKESPNVQEALRKKGFNGNRPSIWILQGLPLMTLASFENVLLTVGSLAMKGCLLIGEIPAELIEPSHEVEVGEWIHRIFMSHGFQVKVHDHEQIAKNLGAELLKEPPNSILFVAEHLRFSDDQMETWRWEFQRAEDEGDEQGFEDL